The Hippocampus zosterae strain Florida chromosome 20, ASM2543408v3, whole genome shotgun sequence genome contains a region encoding:
- the cdk8 gene encoding cyclin-dependent kinase 8: protein MDYDFKVKLTGERERVEDLFEYEGCKVGRGTYGHVFKAKRKDGKDDKDYALKQIEGTGISMSACREIALLRELKHPNVISLQKVFLSHADRKVWLLFDYAEHDLWHIIKFHRASKANKKPLQLPRGMVKSLLYQILDGIHYLHANWVLHRDLKPANILVMGEGPERGRVKIADMGFARLFNSPLKPLADLDPVVVTFWYRAPELLLGARHYTKAIDIWAIGCIFAELLTSEPIFHCRQEDIKTSNPYHHDQLDRIFNVMGFPADKDWEDIKKMPEHSTLMKDFRRNTYTNCSLIKYMEKHKVKPDSKAFHLLQKLLTMDPIRRITSEQAMQDAYFLEEPLPTSDVFAGCQIPYPKREFLTEEEPDDKADKKNQQQQQGNNHTNGAGHTGNPDNSHAQGPPLKKVRVVPPTTTSGGLIMTSDYQRSNPHAAYQNPGPSTSLPQSSMGYSSTSQQPPQYSHQTHRY, encoded by the exons ATGGACTATGATTTCAAAGTGAAGCTGACCGGAGAGCGAGAGCGTGTCGAGGACCTGTTTGAGTACGAAGGATGCAAAGTGGGCAGAGGCACATACGGTCATGTTTTCAAGGCGAAGAGAAAAGATGG GAAGGATGACAAGGACTACGCCCTCAAGCAGATTGAAGGCACTGGCATCTCCATGTCAGCCTGCAGAGAGATTGca CTGCTGCGAGAACTCAAGCACCCCAACGTCATCTCGCTGCAGAAGGTTTTCCTGTCACACGCCGACCGGAAAGTGTGGCTGCTCTTCGACTACGCAGAGCACGACCTCTGG CACATCATTAAGTTCCACAGAGCGTCCAAGGCCAACAAGAAACCACTTCAGCTTCCCAGAGGGATGGTCAAGTCTCTGCTCTACCAGATCCTGGACGGCATCCATTACCTCCACGCAAACTGGGTCCTCCACAGAGACCTT AAACCAGCAAACATTTTAGTGATGGGGGAAGGGCCAGAAAGGGGTAGAGTAAAGATAG CTGACATGGGTTTCGCACGTCTCTTCAATTCACCACTGAAGCCTTTAGCCGATCTCGACCCGGTGGTCGTCACATTCTGGTACAGAGCACCCGAACTGTTGCTGGGGGCCCGGCATTACACCAAAGCAATCG ACATTTGGGCAATAGGCTGCATCTTCGCCGAGCTGCTGACATCCGAGCCCATATTCCACTGTCGGCAGGAGGACATCAAGACCAGTAACCCATATCATCACGATCAGCTGGACCGCATTTTCAATGTCATGGGCTTCCCCGCTG ATAAAGACTGGGAGGACATCAAAAAGATGCCCGAGCACTCCACGTTGATGAAAGACTTTAGGAGGAACAC GTACACAAACTGCAGCCTTATAAAGTacatggaaaaacacaaagttAAGCCAGACAGCAAAGCGTTCCATTTG TTGCAGAAGCTACTGACCATGGACCCCATCCGGAGAATCACGTCGGAGCAGGCCATGCAAGACGCCTACTTTTTAGAGGAGCCGCTGCCCACGTCCGA tgtGTTTGCAGGCTGTCAAATTCCTTACCCTAAGAGGGAATTTCTGACAGAGGAGGAGCCGGATGACAAGGCAGACAAA AAgaaccagcagcagcaacagggaAACAACCACACAAATGGGGCGGGGCACACCGGCAATCCCGACAACAGCCACGCCCAGGGCCCACCTCTGAAGAAAGTGCGTGTGGTCCCGCCCACTACTACCTCAGGCGGCCTCATCATGACCTCAGACTACCAG CGCTCCAATCCACATGCTGCCTACCAGAACCCTGGACCAAGCACATCACTGCCCCAAAGCAGCATGGGGTACTCCTCTACCTCCCAACAGCCTCCGCAGTACTCCCATCAGACCCACCGCTACTGA
- the rnf6 gene encoding E3 ubiquitin-protein ligase RNF6 — translation MVMDPPGGGDERRRQAERLRREEAYYHFINDLSEEEYRLMRDSNLLGTPGEVTAEELQQRLDGAKERESSQPSTEQRLPAAEPVDQQSGSGEERGSGGRRGAGSVEPGAEASNGDSLLEWLNTFRRTGNATRSGQSGNQTWRAVSRTNPNSGEFRFSLEININHDQPEAGEHADTMDTVEQPVADAASGSTSPPRRAASSAGARLSGMPRSSPYPMPRPALSRRMQTRRTRSTSSSALSMNPPALSAPFASPPQRRADALHSVVPPPTVSHSDESSSTPHLPANAEPERSRDNVTLSLDCPRVSPQPGSQTAAAGQEARRTRSRGRWRRVAATWNGGVPARASRRSRSPLHTSAVSMPASSSTISGSSIHIVDAGTSSVSMETAGEVAAEPAATTVEQTADSAENESHSASAGGSSSVRRHPTIMLDLQVRRIRPGENRDRDSIASRTRSRARVAENTVTFESDSGGFRRTISRSERAGIRTYVSTIRIPLRRISETGLGEPNSTALRSILRQIMTGFGELSSLMETEADSESPSHVDVGVTNTSTGPAARLYVNESAPVQPGSDGQEQERVSPAGGEDGPVDQARLGGGPASSTEVRPPPTSRDTNNLVENGTLPILRLAQFFLLNDEDDDEHPRGLTKEQIDNLATRSYGQASLEGEAGRACSVCINEYAQGNKLRRLPCAHEFHIHCIDRWLSENNTCPICRQPILATQHD, via the exons ATGGTTATGGACCCTCCTGGTGGGGGAGACGAGCGTCGGAGACAGGCCGAGCGTCTTCGGAGGGAGGAGGCCTACTATCATTTTATTAATGACCTCAGCGAAGAGGAATATCGTCTTATGAGAGACAGCAACCTGTTGGGGACCCCCG GGGAGGTGACCGCTGAAGAGCTCCAGCAACGTTTGGATGGAGCCAAGGAGCGCGAGTCATCTCAGCCAAGCACCGAGCAGCGCTtgccggccgccgagccggtggATCAGCAAAGCGGTAGCGGTGAGGAGAGAGGCTCCGGTGGGAGACGAGGAGCTG GCAGCGTAGAGCCTGGGGCAGAAGCATCCAACGGAGACTCGTTGCTGGAGTGGTTGAACACATTCCGGCGCACCGGGAACGCCACCCGCAGCGGGCAGAGCGGCAACCAGACGTGGCGGGCCGTCAGCCGGACAAACCCCAACAGCGGCGAGTTCCGCTTCAGCCTGGAGATCAACATCAACCACGACCAGCCCGAGGCGGGGGAGCACGCTGATACTATGGACACGGTCGAGCAGCCTGTTGCAGACGCCGCCTCGGGTTCGACCTCGCCACCGCGCCGTGCCGCTTCTTCTGCCGGAGCGCGGCTGTCCGGCATGCCCCGGTCGTCTCCTTACCCCATGCCTCGACCAGCCCTCAGCAGGAGGATGCAGACTCGGCGCACGCGCAGCACCAGTAGCAGTGCCCTCTCCATGAACCCCCCTGCACTTTCAGCCCCTTTTGCGTCTCCTCCTCAAAGGAGAGCAGACGCCTTGCACTCTGTAGTACCGCCGCCCACTGTTTCTCATTCGGACGAGTCGTCATCTACCCCTCATCTGCCCGCCAACGCAGAACCGGAGCGAAGCCGTGACAATGTGACATTATCTCTCGACTGTCCGCGCGTGTCGCCCCAGCCGGGGTCCCAGACGGCAGCGGCAGGACAGGAAGCGCGCCGGACTCGTTCACGCGGACGTTGGCGCCGGGTGGCCGCCACGTGGAACGGCGGCGTCCCGGCACGCGCATCCAGACGAAGTCGTTCCCCCTTGCACACAAGCGCCGTGAGCATGCCAGCGTCCAGCAGCACCATCAGCGGCTCGAGCATCCACATCGTCGATGCCGGCACAAGCTCGGTTTCCATGGAGACGGCGGGGGAGGTTGCGGCGGAACCAGCCGCCACCACAGTGGAGCAGACCGCCGACAGCGCCGAGAACGAATCGCATTCAGCCAGTGCAGGAGGCTCGTCCTCAGTTCGCCGCCACCCCACCATCATGCTGGACCTGCAGGTAAGGCGGATCCGACCTGGGGAAAACCGGGACCGAGACAGCATCGCCAGCAGGACACGCTCCCGGGCTCGTGTGGCTGAGAACACGGTCACCTTTGAGAGCGACAGCGGCGGCTTTCGGCGCACCATCTCGCGCTCGGAGCGCGCCGGAATCCGCACCTACGTCAGCACCATTCGGATCCCGTTGCGGCGCATCAGCGAGACAGGCCTGGGCGAGCCCAACTCCACCGCGCTGCGCTCCATCCTGCGCCAGATCATGACCGGCTTCGGGGAGCTCAGCTCCCTCATGGAGACGGAGGCCGATTCCGAGAGCCCCAGCCACGTGGACGTCGGCGTTACGAATACAAGCACCGGCCCAGCGGCTCGTTTGTATGTCAATGAGAGCGCACCGGTACAGCCGGGCTCGGACGGTCAGGAACAAGAGCGAGTGAGTCCGGCCGGTGGCGAGGACGGGCCAGTCGACCAGGCGAGGCTCGGCGGCGGTCCGGCGAGCTCCACGGAAGTGCGGCCGCCGCCCACCAGCCGGGACACAAACAACCTGGTGGAGAACGGCACCCTGCCCATCCTGCGGTTGGCGCAGTTCTTCCTGCTGaacgacgaggacgacgacgagcACCCGCGCGGCCTCACCAAAGAGCAGATAGACAATTTGGCCACACGCTCGTACGGCCAAGCCAGCCTGgagggcgaggcgggccgggcGTGCAGCGTCTGCATCAACGAGTACGCGCAGGGCAACAAGCTGCGGCGCCTGCCGTGCGCACACGAATTCCACATCCACTGCATTGATCGCTGGCTGTCGGAGAACAACACCTGCCCCATCTGCAGGCAGCCCATACTTGCTACGCAACATGATTGA